In one Umezawaea sp. Da 62-37 genomic region, the following are encoded:
- a CDS encoding universal stress protein, with protein MDNLVAPPVVVGVDGSATALDAVVWAADDCARHHVPLLLVHCYSLPTRGYPDMLVNAQELLTTLQDLGKQWLDEAAVAAVAAAPGIAVQTRSVMTADIPQLIDESAHARMVVVGSRGLGGFTGILLGSTAAALAAHAHSPTVVVRGTTTADGPVVVGVDGSPTSEAAIGFAFEAASVREAPLTAVLSWTDSLLEGRVQSTLFATAEGEIVQEQERVLAERLAGWQEKYPDVPVERLVVRDRPAAALLRIAEHARLLVVGSRGHGGFTGMLLGSTSQALVNHAPCPVAIVRPV; from the coding sequence ATGGACAACCTGGTCGCACCCCCTGTCGTCGTCGGCGTAGACGGTTCCGCCACCGCGCTGGACGCGGTCGTCTGGGCCGCGGACGACTGCGCACGCCACCACGTCCCCCTGCTCCTGGTGCACTGCTACTCCCTACCGACCCGCGGCTACCCGGACATGCTCGTCAACGCACAAGAGCTCCTCACGACGCTCCAGGACCTCGGGAAGCAGTGGCTCGACGAGGCCGCGGTCGCCGCGGTCGCCGCCGCGCCGGGCATCGCCGTACAGACGCGATCGGTGATGACAGCGGACATCCCCCAGCTCATCGACGAGTCCGCGCACGCCCGCATGGTGGTCGTCGGCTCGCGGGGTCTCGGGGGTTTCACCGGCATCCTGCTGGGCTCCACCGCCGCCGCGCTGGCGGCGCACGCGCACAGCCCCACCGTGGTCGTGCGCGGCACCACCACCGCCGACGGTCCCGTCGTGGTCGGCGTGGACGGCTCGCCCACCAGCGAGGCGGCGATCGGGTTCGCGTTCGAGGCCGCGTCGGTACGGGAAGCGCCGTTGACCGCGGTGCTGTCGTGGACCGACTCGCTGCTCGAAGGCAGGGTGCAGTCCACCCTGTTCGCCACGGCCGAGGGCGAGATCGTGCAGGAACAGGAACGGGTGCTCGCCGAACGGCTGGCCGGGTGGCAGGAGAAGTACCCGGACGTCCCGGTCGAGCGCCTCGTCGTGCGCGACCGCCCGGCCGCCGCGCTGCTGCGGATCGCCGAGCACGCACGGCTGCTGGTGGTGGGCAGTCGCGGCCACGGCGGGTTCACCGGCATGCTCCTCGGTTCCACCAGCCAGGCACTGGTCAACCACGCCCCGTGTCCCGTGGCCATCGTCAGGCCGGTGTGA
- a CDS encoding universal stress protein, translating to MGTGHRIIVGIDGSPASTAALKWAVREARRNRSPVLAVSVSPFRAKPSLRGLMPITLPAGDNPFREQHLRDLRNASSRWAR from the coding sequence ATGGGCACCGGACACCGGATCATCGTCGGCATCGACGGCTCGCCCGCGAGCACGGCGGCGCTGAAGTGGGCGGTTCGGGAAGCCAGGAGGAACAGGAGCCCGGTGCTGGCGGTGTCGGTGTCCCCGTTCCGGGCGAAGCCGTCATTGAGGGGCCTGATGCCGATCACGCTCCCCGCGGGCGACAACCCGTTCCGCGAGCAGCACCTTCGTGACCTGCGGAACGCGTCGAGCAGGTGGGCGAGGTAG
- a CDS encoding HAD-IC family P-type ATPase, with translation MAALVCEGRLYALVVTLTGGGEVFYEAATVLAAFVLLRALVRDARQSGAGEAIRALLDLTLPHPLVLRDGLQVEVPTADVVVGDLPLVRQGGKNAVDGVVEDGASEIDESLVTGESLPVHKHPSSTVIGATINRNSTLRMRATKLNADTTLARIVRLVQQAQNSKAPGQRLADRAAFWLVLLALVGGGLTLAVWLLVGSAFSVAILFATIVVVVTCPDASHHGSPPSGIRATRW, from the coding sequence ATGGCGGCCCTGGTCTGCGAGGGCCGGCTCTACGCCTTGGTCGTCACGCTCACCGGTGGCGGCGAGGTGTTCTACGAAGCCGCCACAGTGCTCGCCGCGTTCGTGTTGCTTCGGGCACTGGTTCGAGATGCGCGCCAAAGCGGGGCCGGCGAAGCCATCCGGGCCCTGCTCGACCTGACCCTGCCGCACCCCCTCGTCCTACGCGACGGTCTGCAGGTCGAGGTCCCCACGGCCGATGTCGTCGTGGGCGACCTGCCGCTGGTCCGGCAGGGTGGGAAGAACGCCGTGGACGGTGTCGTCGAGGACGGCGCCAGCGAGATCGACGAGTCCCTGGTCACCGGTGAAAGCCTGCCGGTGCACAAACATCCCAGCAGCACGGTCATCGGCGCCACCATCAACCGCAACAGCACCCTCCGGATGCGCGCCACCAAACTGAACGCCGACACCACCCTCGCCCGGATCGTCCGCCTCGTGCAGCAGGCCCAGAACTCCAAGGCCCCCGGTCAACGCCTGGCCGACCGGGCCGCGTTCTGGCTGGTGCTCCTCGCATTGGTGGGCGGCGGGCTGACGCTGGCGGTGTGGCTGCTTGTCGGCAGCGCGTTCAGCGTAGCCATCCTGTTCGCTACCATCGTGGTCGTCGTGACCTGCCCGGACGCTTCGCATCACGGAAGTCCGCCCTCCGGAATACGAGCGACCCGCTGGTGA
- a CDS encoding universal stress protein — MENSGKRGLIVVGIDGSPASSAALRWALDQAVLTGAEVEAITARAREAAFVPATSMGVFPYAEKHHDHPVRELHEMVREACSRLDDAPEVIEVVEVGDAATELVRASHHAKLLVLGARGLNRAAEALLGSVVGDCLRRSACPVVVVPHTSTK; from the coding sequence GTGGAGAACTCCGGCAAGCGCGGGCTCATCGTCGTCGGGATCGACGGATCGCCCGCCAGTTCCGCCGCCTTGCGGTGGGCTCTGGACCAAGCTGTGCTCACCGGTGCCGAGGTCGAGGCGATCACGGCACGCGCACGTGAAGCCGCCTTCGTACCGGCCACGTCGATGGGCGTGTTCCCGTACGCCGAGAAGCACCACGACCACCCGGTGCGGGAGCTGCACGAGATGGTGCGGGAGGCGTGTTCACGACTCGACGACGCCCCCGAGGTGATCGAGGTGGTCGAGGTCGGCGACGCCGCCACCGAACTCGTACGGGCCTCGCACCACGCGAAACTGCTCGTCCTCGGAGCACGGGGGCTCAACAGGGCGGCCGAGGCGCTCCTTGGCAGTGTGGTCGGCGACTGCCTGCGCCGGTCAGCGTGCCCGGTCGTGGTCGTTCCCCATACCTCGACCAAGTGA
- a CDS encoding BON domain-containing protein has translation MTKTLHRPDSELKSAVVDELMWTPEVNSAHIGVSVNDGAVTLSGEVDSFPEKRLAGKVAERVHGVTAIAQEITVNNTWNAVTDTDIARGAGEAVERAVDVPDTVKVSVHNRVVTLTGTVPWHFQHEAAERTVHHIKGVKEVVNNVLIRPTASPVDIRAGITAALVRNAQLDGRKIGVETDDAGVVTLEGTIGSWAERRQAKHSAWAAPGVTGVVDHLRISY, from the coding sequence ATGACGAAAACACTGCACAGGCCGGACAGCGAACTGAAAAGCGCGGTCGTCGACGAGCTGATGTGGACCCCGGAGGTGAACAGCGCCCACATCGGCGTGTCGGTCAACGACGGCGCGGTCACCCTGTCGGGCGAGGTCGACAGCTTCCCCGAGAAGCGGCTCGCGGGCAAGGTGGCCGAACGCGTGCACGGCGTGACCGCCATCGCCCAGGAGATCACCGTGAACAACACCTGGAACGCGGTCACCGACACCGACATCGCCCGCGGGGCGGGCGAAGCGGTAGAGCGCGCCGTCGACGTCCCGGACACGGTCAAGGTCTCCGTGCACAACCGGGTCGTCACCCTCACCGGCACCGTGCCGTGGCACTTCCAGCACGAGGCCGCCGAGCGCACGGTGCACCACATCAAGGGCGTTAAGGAAGTCGTCAACAACGTCCTGATCCGCCCGACCGCCTCGCCGGTCGACATCAGGGCGGGCATCACGGCCGCGCTCGTGCGCAACGCCCAGCTCGACGGCAGGAAGATCGGGGTCGAGACCGACGACGCGGGCGTCGTCACCCTGGAGGGCACCATCGGATCGTGGGCCGAACGCCGCCAGGCCAAGCACTCCGCCTGGGCCGCACCGGGCGTCACCGGCGTGGTCGACCACCTGCGCATCTCCTACTAG
- a CDS encoding universal stress protein yields MSTLSTGSVVVDMSATADAAWWAADYARLRGLPLRLVHNSPDLLSVVDPIGSVHPGVEVHQEFTTGPVVDVLVAESETAHLVVVGHRPRSAFAELVKAPTALAVSVRASCPVVAVPAGVRSFDADHPVVVGVHDGDDVPGLLELAFAEAEALDTGVIVVRCAPRSDDIASDVIRDAISEVANGHPGVRVRTELIDGPPAKGLAWHAHFGSAVVVGSHGGLRSVGRTLLRHSTIPVLLVGSHVLVPRPAVPILDGN; encoded by the coding sequence ATGAGCACTCTGAGCACCGGATCGGTGGTGGTCGACATGTCGGCCACCGCGGACGCCGCGTGGTGGGCCGCGGACTACGCTCGTCTGCGCGGACTGCCGCTGCGGCTCGTCCACAACTCCCCCGACCTGCTGTCCGTGGTGGACCCGATCGGGTCCGTTCACCCCGGTGTGGAGGTGCACCAGGAGTTCACGACGGGACCGGTGGTGGACGTCCTGGTCGCCGAGTCCGAGACCGCGCACCTGGTGGTGGTCGGTCATCGACCGCGGAGCGCGTTCGCCGAGCTGGTCAAGGCGCCGACGGCGCTGGCGGTGAGTGTCCGTGCGTCGTGCCCTGTCGTGGCCGTTCCCGCGGGTGTCCGCTCCTTCGACGCCGATCACCCGGTGGTGGTCGGCGTCCACGACGGCGACGACGTCCCGGGCCTGCTGGAACTGGCATTCGCAGAGGCGGAGGCGCTCGACACCGGGGTCATCGTCGTCCGGTGCGCTCCCCGGTCGGACGACATCGCGTCCGACGTCATCCGCGACGCGATCTCCGAGGTGGCGAACGGGCATCCCGGCGTGCGGGTACGCACGGAGCTGATCGACGGCCCGCCCGCCAAGGGACTGGCGTGGCACGCGCACTTCGGCTCCGCGGTGGTCGTGGGCTCGCACGGCGGCCTCCGTTCAGTCGGTCGGACCCTGTTGCGCCACAGCACGATCCCGGTGCTGCTGGTCGGGTCGCACGTACTCGTCCCGCGCCCAGCGGTGCCCATCCTCGACGGCAACTAG
- a CDS encoding general stress protein, protein MTDIAATGHVAGSSMKTVGGQVSLGSFATYGEAQSVVEYLAGHQFEVRTTQIIGSDLRVVEQVTGRLTWPRAILAGMASGAWFGVFVGLVFSFLSTSTVLVAIGFGIGWGLLFGGVFGAAGYGLTRGRRDFTSLSATVPSRFEVLVADSHADRARTVLATANR, encoded by the coding sequence ATGACCGACATCGCAGCAACCGGCCACGTGGCAGGCAGTTCGATGAAGACGGTGGGCGGGCAGGTCTCATTGGGTTCGTTCGCCACCTACGGGGAGGCGCAGAGCGTTGTCGAGTACCTGGCCGGACACCAGTTCGAGGTGCGGACCACGCAGATCATCGGTAGCGACCTCCGAGTGGTAGAGCAGGTGACCGGTCGGCTGACGTGGCCACGAGCCATCCTCGCGGGCATGGCGAGCGGCGCCTGGTTCGGCGTGTTCGTCGGTCTGGTGTTCAGTTTCCTGTCCACCTCGACGGTCCTGGTGGCAATAGGGTTCGGTATCGGGTGGGGGCTGCTGTTCGGTGGGGTGTTCGGCGCGGCGGGCTACGGTCTCACCAGGGGACGCCGGGACTTCACCTCGCTGAGCGCCACCGTGCCAAGCCGGTTCGAGGTCCTCGTCGCCGACTCGCACGCCGACCGGGCCCGCACCGTGCTCGCCACGGCGAACCGCTGA
- a CDS encoding STAS domain-containing protein: MVDSTHPHTVVVTARGDVDMATSPLLQSHLDEWIRCSGPDLVVDLTGVRHFGSAGVTVLVRAAASAKTAGVEFLVVAGGRVVLRPLRIIGVHDAFGVYPTISQTLERACGDSPTATTTPRTPLRLTTPSLSTATGR, translated from the coding sequence ATGGTGGACTCGACCCACCCGCACACCGTCGTGGTCACCGCGCGTGGCGATGTCGACATGGCGACGAGCCCGCTGCTCCAGTCCCATCTGGACGAGTGGATCCGCTGTTCGGGTCCTGACCTGGTCGTGGATCTCACCGGTGTGCGCCACTTCGGCTCCGCAGGCGTGACTGTCCTGGTACGGGCCGCCGCATCCGCCAAGACCGCCGGCGTCGAGTTCCTCGTCGTCGCCGGCGGGCGGGTAGTGCTCCGCCCGTTGAGGATCATCGGCGTGCACGACGCGTTCGGCGTCTACCCGACCATTTCCCAAACCCTGGAGCGAGCCTGCGGGGATTCTCCGACGGCGACTACGACGCCCCGCACACCACTGAGACTCACAACGCCTTCGCTTTCCACGGCTACCGGACGCTGA
- a CDS encoding universal stress protein, translating into MHTASSPSARSEVTENAPRRVVVGSDGSHWGQNALVWAAEHAWRTGAELDVWLWNRTGDTPDDIPDNGGMNHVTSTFPLLSVSIHGAGTDPVHDLKAAARGAGLLVIGYRGHSASSSGLDGAVLPLINEIVCDTVVVRGRPASVHGANLRITALISGGEDDTNVLSRAAAIALEHRSRLRVVHALPAPATRDALAADHQFVLDHAARRLEKLDRRPSHTVVLLHGQPHEAVSRCTDSDLVVVGAGDHLARTGHCGSVTRSALHHAPCPVLVVHGPSSSPQQPEAHPHVPSTRAATGRHDISAPADRPARASV; encoded by the coding sequence ATGCACACCGCATCAAGTCCGAGTGCCCGGTCCGAGGTCACCGAAAACGCCCCTCGACGGGTGGTCGTGGGCAGCGACGGCTCGCACTGGGGGCAGAACGCCCTCGTCTGGGCAGCCGAACACGCTTGGCGGACCGGCGCGGAACTCGACGTGTGGCTGTGGAACAGGACCGGCGACACGCCGGACGACATCCCGGATAACGGCGGGATGAACCACGTGACCAGCACGTTCCCCCTGTTGAGCGTGAGTATCCACGGGGCGGGCACCGACCCGGTGCACGACCTGAAGGCCGCCGCGCGTGGCGCCGGGTTGCTGGTGATCGGCTACCGCGGCCACTCCGCGAGCTCGTCCGGCCTCGACGGGGCCGTCCTGCCGCTGATCAACGAGATCGTGTGCGACACGGTCGTGGTCCGGGGCAGGCCGGCGTCGGTGCACGGGGCGAACCTGCGGATCACGGCGCTGATCAGCGGCGGCGAGGACGACACCAACGTGCTCTCGCGGGCGGCGGCCATCGCGCTCGAACACCGATCCAGGCTGCGTGTGGTGCACGCTCTGCCCGCTCCCGCCACCAGGGACGCCCTCGCCGCCGACCACCAGTTCGTGCTCGACCACGCGGCACGACGGCTCGAGAAGCTGGACCGGCGACCGTCGCACACGGTCGTCCTGCTGCACGGCCAGCCACATGAAGCCGTGTCCCGCTGCACCGACAGCGACCTGGTCGTGGTCGGAGCCGGAGACCACCTCGCCCGCACCGGGCACTGCGGCTCCGTCACCAGATCCGCACTCCACCACGCTCCGTGCCCCGTCCTGGTCGTCCACGGTCCCAGCAGTTCCCCACAACAGCCGGAGGCTCACCCCCATGTCCCAAGCACCCGTGCGGCCACAGGTCGCCACGACATCTCCGCCCCTGCTGATCGACCAGCTCGCGCCTCGGTATGA
- a CDS encoding SPFH domain-containing protein, whose product MSGYVIAIVVAVALLLLGLSVKVVKQYEQGVLFRLGRVREVRMPGLRLIIPLVDVLHRVTLRIITLPIQSQGIITKDNVSVDVSAVAYFKVVDAVKSVVAIENVYAAIDQIAQTTLRKVVGQHTLDQTLSETDQINIDIRKILDITTVEWGVEVTLVELKDIQLPETMKRAMAKQAEAEREKRAKIINAEGESLAAAALGDASDTMMAHPLALQLRNLQTLAELGVDKNTTVVFPAPLMSTIGELGNFLAREASAVSAIPAQPVVRKEPVNGGPVALPR is encoded by the coding sequence ATGAGTGGTTATGTCATCGCCATCGTCGTCGCCGTGGCCCTATTGCTGCTGGGTCTGTCGGTGAAGGTCGTCAAGCAGTACGAGCAGGGCGTGCTGTTCCGGCTGGGCCGGGTGCGCGAGGTGCGGATGCCGGGCCTGCGCCTGATCATCCCGTTGGTCGACGTCCTGCACCGGGTGACGCTGCGGATCATCACCCTGCCGATCCAGTCGCAGGGCATCATCACCAAGGACAACGTCAGCGTCGACGTCTCGGCGGTCGCCTACTTCAAGGTGGTCGACGCGGTGAAGTCGGTCGTGGCGATCGAGAACGTCTACGCCGCCATCGACCAGATCGCCCAGACCACGCTGCGCAAGGTCGTCGGCCAGCACACCCTGGACCAGACCCTGTCCGAGACCGACCAGATCAACATCGACATCCGCAAGATCCTCGACATCACCACCGTCGAGTGGGGCGTCGAGGTGACCCTGGTGGAGTTGAAGGACATCCAGCTGCCGGAGACCATGAAGCGGGCGATGGCCAAGCAGGCCGAGGCCGAGCGGGAGAAGCGGGCGAAGATCATCAATGCCGAGGGCGAGTCGCTGGCCGCGGCGGCGCTGGGTGACGCGTCGGACACGATGATGGCCCACCCGTTGGCACTGCAACTGCGCAACCTGCAGACGCTGGCGGAACTCGGCGTGGACAAGAACACCACGGTCGTGTTCCCCGCGCCGCTGATGAGCACGATCGGCGAACTCGGCAACTTCCTGGCCCGTGAGGCGTCCGCTGTCTCCGCGATTCCCGCCCAGCCGGTGGTGCGGAAGGAGCCCGTGAACGGTGGGCCTGTCGCCTTGCCGCGATAG
- a CDS encoding DUF5994 family protein, whose product MTHDHTFTFPPVDAKHPLRLRLKPKAAPTGYVDGAWWPRTRDLAAELPELAEVLEIRLGAVSRVAYAIGAWDDTPRRVEVEGQVVRLEGFHVQDGNVVHVTGADKRRISLLVVPPGLVGSAGHDAMTHASGRGNADSPADILVAAG is encoded by the coding sequence ATGACGCACGACCACACCTTCACCTTTCCCCCGGTCGACGCGAAGCACCCGCTTCGACTGCGGCTCAAGCCCAAGGCCGCGCCGACCGGGTACGTCGACGGGGCCTGGTGGCCGCGGACCCGCGACCTGGCCGCGGAACTGCCGGAACTGGCCGAGGTGCTGGAGATCCGACTCGGAGCCGTGTCACGGGTCGCGTACGCGATCGGGGCGTGGGACGACACTCCGCGCCGCGTGGAGGTCGAGGGCCAGGTGGTCCGGCTGGAGGGCTTCCACGTCCAGGACGGCAACGTCGTCCACGTGACCGGGGCCGACAAGCGGCGCATCAGCCTGCTGGTCGTGCCACCGGGACTGGTCGGGTCCGCCGGGCACGACGCGATGACGCACGCGTCCGGACGCGGCAACGCCGACAGTCCTGCCGACATCCTGGTCGCTGCCGGCTAG
- a CDS encoding CBS domain-containing protein, whose amino-acid sequence MRAEDIMSSPAVTVRPDTPAKAATALLAAHGFTALPVVDQEDRLLGVVTEADLMRDRILPDPRARIWRDREPVAHPHSPDTVERVMSSPATGMPRHADAAELAKVMLREDIRSIPILDGERVAGIVTRRDLLRTIARDDLAIVTDVRHQLAAYAGGDRWTVTVADGAVRIVDEFDDGTDRHVATVLAQAVPGVQSVKVITRADQSV is encoded by the coding sequence ATGCGCGCGGAAGACATCATGTCCAGCCCGGCCGTCACGGTCCGTCCCGACACACCCGCCAAGGCAGCCACCGCTCTGCTCGCCGCCCACGGCTTCACCGCGCTCCCCGTGGTGGACCAGGAGGACCGGCTGCTCGGCGTCGTGACCGAGGCGGATCTGATGCGGGACCGGATCCTGCCGGATCCGAGGGCCCGCATCTGGCGCGATCGGGAACCCGTTGCGCACCCGCACTCCCCCGACACGGTCGAGCGGGTGATGAGCAGCCCGGCCACCGGGATGCCCCGGCACGCCGACGCGGCCGAGCTGGCGAAGGTGATGCTGCGCGAGGACATCCGCAGCATCCCGATCCTCGACGGGGAACGGGTCGCCGGCATCGTCACCCGCCGCGACCTGTTGCGGACCATCGCCCGCGACGACCTCGCGATCGTCACCGACGTGCGACACCAGTTGGCCGCCTACGCGGGCGGGGACCGGTGGACGGTGACCGTGGCCGACGGAGCGGTGCGGATCGTTGACGAGTTCGACGACGGCACGGACCGGCATGTCGCGACTGTGCTGGCGCAGGCCGTGCCGGGCGTTCAGTCGGTCAAGGTCATCACACGGGCCGACCAGTCGGTCTGA
- a CDS encoding universal stress protein, translating to MDGVEIDQLVPTGHLGHVLVELCEGCGTLVLGGHGYRKGGMTVVGATISHCLRHAARPVTVVPFTAERCDSLTDTGAAQQFR from the coding sequence GTGGACGGTGTCGAGATCGATCAGCTCGTGCCGACCGGACACCTCGGCCACGTCCTGGTCGAACTGTGCGAGGGCTGCGGCACTCTCGTCCTGGGCGGTCACGGCTACCGCAAAGGCGGGATGACGGTCGTCGGGGCGACGATCTCGCACTGCCTGCGCCACGCCGCCCGTCCGGTCACCGTGGTCCCGTTCACCGCGGAGCGCTGCGACAGCCTCACCGACACGGGGGCCGCTCAGCAGTTCAGGTGA
- a CDS encoding Acg family FMN-binding oxidoreductase yields the protein MSGVVSALGLAEDDVRGVLEAASAAPSIHNSQPWRFVLHPDRIELRFDPDKQLRATDPDARELRLSCGAALLNARLALQGLGLRPLVTLLPGRAAQGTLAVIRRGGWFTPTEETRELLRAITARRTNRHPFTDAEVPVGHRQRMVRAAELERSWLHVVDDPAEQVRLRELIQRAHKQQLVDPDVQAELTGSTGDRADPGHGVPKSSAGFTPAPQDEWAFRDFSPGSPSARPSGKDYEPNPFVVVLCSFYDGPLGELQAGQALQRVLLSATALGLSASFMSQAIEVGKVREELRRALGGSLFPQTVLRLGFGSPVPRTPRLPVDDLVVPPFSVIPGS from the coding sequence ATGAGCGGAGTTGTATCGGCGCTGGGCTTGGCGGAGGACGACGTCCGCGGCGTGCTCGAAGCCGCCTCGGCCGCCCCTTCGATCCACAACAGCCAGCCGTGGCGGTTCGTGCTCCACCCCGACCGCATCGAACTGCGCTTCGACCCGGACAAGCAGTTGCGGGCCACCGATCCAGACGCCCGCGAACTGCGGCTGTCGTGCGGGGCCGCTCTGCTGAACGCCCGGCTGGCGTTGCAGGGATTGGGTTTGCGGCCGCTGGTGACCTTGCTCCCCGGCCGCGCGGCCCAGGGAACTCTCGCCGTGATCCGTCGCGGCGGGTGGTTCACACCGACCGAGGAGACCCGCGAACTGCTCAGGGCGATCACCGCACGTCGGACCAATCGGCACCCGTTCACCGACGCGGAGGTCCCCGTCGGCCACCGTCAGCGGATGGTCCGGGCCGCCGAACTCGAGCGCTCGTGGCTGCACGTGGTGGACGACCCCGCCGAGCAGGTCCGTCTGCGGGAACTGATCCAGCGCGCCCACAAGCAACAACTGGTCGACCCCGACGTCCAGGCCGAGCTGACCGGGTCGACCGGCGATCGGGCCGATCCCGGCCACGGCGTGCCGAAAAGCTCGGCGGGTTTCACACCCGCGCCGCAGGACGAGTGGGCGTTCCGCGACTTCTCCCCCGGCTCACCGTCGGCGCGACCGTCCGGAAAGGACTACGAGCCGAACCCGTTCGTCGTCGTGCTCTGCTCGTTCTACGACGGGCCCTTGGGCGAACTCCAGGCAGGCCAAGCCTTGCAACGGGTCCTGCTGTCCGCGACCGCGCTGGGTTTGTCCGCCTCGTTCATGTCGCAGGCGATCGAGGTCGGCAAGGTCCGGGAGGAACTCCGCCGGGCGCTGGGCGGATCACTGTTCCCCCAGACCGTGCTGCGCCTCGGCTTCGGGTCACCGGTCCCCCGCACTCCGCGTTTGCCGGTGGACGATCTGGTGGTACCGCCTTTCAGCGTGATTCCCGGCTCCTGA
- a CDS encoding DUF2231 domain-containing protein: MNTVNGLPTHILLVHAIIVLLPLSALLLMLSALWPVLRRRLAGPNAILSLVVLALVPVTTDAGEWLEHRVQFSALIRTHTELGDTALFVAIPVALLALVIWWRGRESSTIRTEDTQTGAPATQRTFLAPSSAAVGAVIAVLSILAAGAAVYDIYLTGDSGAQATWQGGFSQTPVQGDR, from the coding sequence GTGAACACCGTCAACGGCCTGCCCACCCACATCCTGCTGGTGCACGCGATCATCGTGCTGCTGCCCCTCTCGGCGCTGCTGCTCATGCTCTCGGCGCTGTGGCCGGTACTGCGGCGGCGCCTGGCGGGTCCGAATGCGATCCTGTCGCTCGTGGTCCTCGCGCTGGTTCCCGTCACGACCGACGCCGGGGAGTGGCTGGAGCACCGCGTCCAATTCTCCGCGCTGATCCGCACCCACACCGAACTCGGCGACACCGCGCTCTTCGTCGCCATCCCGGTGGCCCTGCTCGCGCTGGTGATCTGGTGGCGCGGTCGCGAATCCTCGACCATCCGAACGGAAGACACGCAAACCGGCGCGCCCGCGACACAACGCACGTTCCTCGCGCCCTCGTCGGCGGCGGTGGGCGCGGTGATCGCGGTGCTGTCGATCCTCGCCGCCGGCGCGGCGGTCTACGACATCTACCTGACCGGCGACTCCGGCGCCCAGGCCACCTGGCAAGGCGGGTTCAGCCAAACCCCGGTCCAGGGCGACCGGTAG
- a CDS encoding VIT family protein, whose product MTASDGTQTDGPGAHEGEAHHGGLSSRMNWLRAGVMGANDGIVSTAGLVVGVAGATAAGGPILTAGIAGVVAGAVSMALGEYVSVSSQRDTERALLAKERAELDLYPDEELDELAALYVAKGLKHATARQVAQELTEHDAFAAHADAELGIDPQALTNPLHAAGASAVAFTIGSLLPLIAILVPPPGARVAVTFVVVLLALAVTGAVSAHLGTAGKPAAVTRLVLGGALAMLVTFGIGHLVGATVL is encoded by the coding sequence ATGACCGCGTCCGACGGGACGCAGACGGACGGCCCCGGCGCGCACGAGGGTGAAGCGCACCACGGTGGGCTGTCGAGCAGGATGAACTGGTTGCGCGCCGGTGTGATGGGCGCGAACGACGGGATCGTGTCGACCGCGGGTCTGGTGGTGGGCGTGGCCGGTGCCACCGCGGCCGGTGGACCGATCCTCACCGCGGGCATCGCGGGGGTCGTCGCGGGTGCCGTGTCGATGGCGCTGGGCGAGTACGTGTCGGTGAGCAGCCAACGCGACACCGAACGGGCCCTGTTGGCAAAGGAACGCGCCGAACTCGACCTGTACCCCGACGAGGAGCTGGACGAACTGGCCGCGCTGTACGTGGCGAAGGGCCTCAAGCACGCGACGGCCCGGCAGGTGGCCCAAGAGTTGACCGAGCACGACGCGTTCGCCGCGCACGCCGACGCCGAACTGGGCATCGACCCCCAAGCGCTCACCAACCCCCTGCACGCCGCAGGTGCCTCGGCGGTCGCGTTCACCATCGGATCCCTGCTCCCCCTGATCGCGATCCTGGTACCACCACCGGGCGCACGGGTCGCCGTCACGTTCGTCGTGGTGCTGCTCGCGCTGGCCGTGACCGGCGCGGTGAGCGCCCACCTCGGCACCGCGGGCAAACCAGCCGCGGTCACCCGCCTGGTCCTCGGCGGGGCACTCGCCATGCTCGTGACCTTCGGCATCGGCCACCTCGTCGGGGCCACCGTCCTCTGA